A portion of the Chiroxiphia lanceolata isolate bChiLan1 chromosome 10, bChiLan1.pri, whole genome shotgun sequence genome contains these proteins:
- the PLCH1 gene encoding 1-phosphatidylinositol 4,5-bisphosphate phosphodiesterase eta-1 isoform X3 has protein sequence MADLEVYKNLSPEKVERCMSVMQSGTQMVKLKSGTKGLVRLFYLDEHRTCIRWRPSRKSEKAKIVIDSIYKVTEGRQSEIFHRHAEGSFDPSCCFTIYHGNHLESLDLITSNPEEARTWITGLKYLMAGISDEDSLAKRQRTHDHWVKQTFEEADKNGDGLLNIEEIHQLMHKLNVNLPRRKVRQMFQEADTDENQGTLNFEEFSVFYKMMSLRRDLYLLLLSYSDKKDHLTAEELAQFLKVEQKMNNVTPEYCLDIIQKFEVSEENKKQNVLGIEGFTNFMRSPACDVFNPLHCQVHQDMEQPLCNYFIASSHNTYLSGDQLLSQSRVDMYARVLQGGCRCVEVDCWDGPDGEPVVHHGYTLTSKILFRDVAETINKYAFVKNEFPVILSIENHCSIQQQKKIAQYLKEIFGDKLDLSSVSTGDPRQLPSPQSLRGKILVKGKKLPCSLGADAEEGEVSEEDSADEIEDDCKLKACYSNGATEHQVESFIRTKLESLLKESQIRDKEDPDSFTVRALLKATHQSLNVNLKQNLDTKEGGKKSHGRSLMGNFGKHKKAAKAAAKHPSASDEDESQQNPPGREPGHPHRLARRRKTVKLCRALSDLVVYTNSVAAQDIVDDGSTGNVLSFSETRAHQAVQQKAEQFMLYNQKQLSRVYPSAYRIDSSNFNPVPYWNVGCQLVALNYQSEGRVMQLNEAKFRVNGNCGYVLKPQQMCKGTFNPYSADPLPASPKKQLILKIISGQQLPKPPDSMLGDRGEIIDPFVEVEIIGLPVDCCKDQTRVVDDNGFNPVWEETLTFTIHMPEIALVRFLVWDHDPIGRDFVGQRTVAFSSLVPGYRHVYLEGLTEASIFVHIIINETYGKWSPLILNPSYTILHFLGATKSKQLIGLRGLFNKNPKQGCAEAGGNYVRKRSLGERLLRRTASAPAKGRKKSKMGFLEAAEMKDSASEPTDLKDKEGVVRRPKRSLQARPASMPVDKFLLVGLPCPAEDAAQDATGKENTSANSDDNTNEKETNLKESIFPCLEQTANTSNVGSRFKKENGQKDSTADSLLPPPQEQPEHLVFASGVTETNHLLDCWENNLSGETVPLMQDSDSELCTGKPQDKNCVDNKEEDDTKESDEGKVTLVGASLSQKADTENHKSNLKKSTAAPLSLTDIPSPPGSDSPDLHSTLALQDSDISRLIDEVSLATESELDSAVSALIGQVDVTGDQTHLTAVSSHGSSSQTFSVVAAHPQGFTGDLSSPCKHSFPPTKSTKSPLFSTPDTTTFSSPEAAEYSMYTTIQGATPASECKTHRQLVSKKNLNSLESNLPGSLCSSPLSLLNANPKRNCGTKSGPSWEGPESASSFASNNLIFEEALFDPVPGENSDSSSLVEVDGDSQDLLVTACEYKREDMSQLASPLRLRQKQDTGHCGERTSGTSTTAGLCAAAHACSGTFRTGGSQLPFPTCANAGGLCAHHSHEQPNVTCEGSQLRAAPALLPSALPFPPHPAIQQSSPCKSKSLGDLTSEDISCNFESKYQYISRSFISSGMRDKKLAAMRGLRPRSADALTEQLRKLLCPEQEEPRHCPGQPEHDCPRALVRKLSSRSQSRVRNIASRARERQEAGRHKPPGTGAVAGVVLRNRPSASPHVANRHSTGSYIARYLGSFPGEPVEGRGVPEGSCSALHLGCTDRFYQHDSVLQLEPSPEDQPEIYFLLRLNGEH, from the exons TTGAAAGATGCATGAGTGTCATGCAGTCTGGGACTCAGATGGTTAAGCTGAAGAGTGGAACCAAAGGGCTGGTCCGGCTCTTCTACCTGGACGAGCACAGGACCTGCATCCGATGGAGACCCTCCAGGAAAAGCGAGAAGGCAAAAA tTGTCATCGACTCCATTTACAAAGTCACCGAGGGCCGGCAGTCGGAAATCTTCCACCGCCACGCCGAGGGCAGCTTTGaccccagctgctgcttcaccaTTTACCACGGCAACCACCTGGAGTCCCTGGACCTGATCACCTCCAACCCCGAGGAGGCTCGCACCTGGATCACGGGGCTCAAGTATTTGATGGCCGGGATAAGCGACGAGGACTCGCTCGCCAAGCGCCAGAGGACACACGACCA CTGGGTGAAGCAGACCTTTGAGGAGGCCGACAAGAACGGGGATGGGCTGCTGAACATCGAGGAGATCCACCAGCTGATGCACAAGCTCAACGTCAACCTGCCCCGCAGGAAGGTCCGGCAGATGTTCCAG GAAGCAGACACGGATGAGAACCAAGGAACCCTAAACTTTGaagaattttcagtgttttacaagATGATGTCCTTACGTCGGGATCTCTACTTGCTGCTCCTAAGCTACAGTGACAAGAAGGATCATCTCACTGCTGAGGAACTGGCTCAGTTTCTGAAGGTGGAACAAAAG ATGAATAATGTGACACCAGAATATTGTCTGGATATCATACAGAAGTTCGAAGtgtcagaagaaaacaagaagcaaaatgTTCTTGGGATTGAAG gtTTCACCAACTTCATGCGCAGCCCCGCCTGCGACGTGTTCAACCCCCTGCACTGCCAGGTGCACCAGGACATGGAGCAGCCCCTCTGCAACTACTTCATCGCCTCGTCCCACAACACCTACCTGAGCGGGGaccagctgctctcccagtcCCGGGTGGACATGTACGCGCGCGTGCTGCAGGGCGGCTGCCGCTGCGTCGAGG TGGATTGCTGGGATGGTCCTGATGGGGAGCCAGTGGTGCACCATGGCTACACTCTGACTTCCAAAATCCTGTTCCGGGATGTGGCTGAAACCATCAACAAATACGCCTTTGTCAAGAATGA GTTTCCAGTGATCCTGTCCATTGAAAACCACTGCAGTATTCAACAGCAAAAGAAGATTGCTCAGTATTTGAAGGAGATATTTGGTGACAAACTGGACTTGTCATCTGTGAGCACTGGAGACCCCAGGCAGCTTCCCAGCCCTCAGAGTCTGAGAGGGAAAATCCTGGTGAAG GGGAAGAAGTtgccctgcagcctgggagcagacgctgaggaaggagaggttTCAGAAGAGGACAGTGCTGATGAGATCGAGGACGACTGCAAGTTAAAGGCCTGCTAT AGTAATGGTGCAACTGAGCACCAGGTGGAATCTTTTATAAGGACAAAACTGGAATCTCTGTTAAAAGAATCCCAAATCAGGGACAAGGAAGATCCTGACAGCTTCACTGTGAGGGCCCTGCTGAAGGCGACGCACCAGAGTCTCAACGTTAACCTGAAGCAG AACCTGGACACAAAAGAGGGTGGAAAAAAGTCTCACGGTCGATCATTAATGGGCAACTTTGGTAAACACAAG AAAGCTGCCAAGGCAGCAGCCAAACACCCCAGTGCATCAGATGAGGACGAGAGCCAGCAGAACCCTCCTGGGAGGGAACCAGGGCATCCCCACAG ACTGGCCCGCCGGAGGAAGACGGTGAAGCTGTGCCGGGCTCTGTCTGACCTCGTGGTTTACACCAACTCTGTGGCTGCCCAGGACATCGTGGATGATG GGTCCACAGGGAACGTGCTGTCCTTCAGCGAGACCAGAGCCCACCAGGCTGTGCAGCAGAAGGCTGAGCAGTTCATGCTTTACAACcagaagcagctgagcaggGTCTATCCCTCAGCCTACAGGATCGACTCCAGCAACTTCAACCCCGTCCCTTACTGGAACGTTGGGTGCCAGCTGG TGGCCCTGAACTACCAGTCTGAGGGACGTGTGATGCAGTTAAACGAAGCAAAATTCAGGGTAAATGGCAACTGTGGTTATGTCCTCAAACCTCAGCAGATGTGCAAAG GCACATTCAACCCCTACTCTGCTGATCCACTTCCTGCCAGTCCTAAAAAGCAGCTTATTCTGAAAATCATCAGTGGACAGCAGCTCCCCAAGCCTCCTGACTCGATGTTAGGGGACCGAGGAGAG ATAATAGATCCCTTTGTTGAGGTGGAAATCATTGGGTTACCTGTTGACTGCTGTAAAGATCAGACCAGGGTGGTGGACGACAATG GGTTCAATCCTGTGTGGGAGGAAACTCTCACCTTTACCATCCACATGCCCGAAATAGCCTTGGTGCGATTCCTCGTCTGGGACCACGATCCCATCGGGAGGGACTTTGTGGGGCAGAGAACTGTGGCCTTCAGCAGCCTCGTGCCTG GCTATCGCCACGTGTATTTAGAAGGACTGACAGAAGCATCCATATTTGTTCATATAATCATTAATGAGACCTATGGAAAG tgGAGCCCTTTAATCCTCAACCCCAGTTACACAATATTGCACTTTCTAGGAGCCACCAAG AGCAAGCAGCTGATAGGGCTGCGGGGGCTGTTCAACAAGAACCCCAAGCAGGGCTGTGCCGAGGCCGGCGGGAACTACGTGCGCAAGAGATCCCTGGGCGAGCGGCTGCTGCGGCGCACGGCCAGCGCGCCCGCCAAGGGCAGGAAGAAGAGCAAGATGGGCTTCCTGGAGGCTGCTGAGATGAAGGACAGTGCATCTGAACCCACAGACCTGAAGGACAAGGAAGGGGTCGTTCGACGCCCGAAGCGGAGTCTGCAGGCGCGTCCTGCTTCCATGCCCGTGGACAAGTTCCTCCTGGTGGGACTGCCCTGCCCGGCTGAGGACGCTGCCCAGGATGCCACGGGGAAGGAAAACACCTCTG CCAACAGTGATGACAATACaaatgagaaggaaacaaacttGAAAGAATCTATTTTTCCATGTTTGGAGCAAACAGCAAATACTTCAAATGTGGGATCTCGATTCAAGAAGGAGAATGGCCAGAAGGATTCTACAGCTGACTCTTTGCTACCACCTCCTCAGGAGCAACCTGAACACTTAGTTTTTGCAAGTGGTGTAACTGAAACAAATCACCTCTTGGACTGTTGGGAAAATAATCTTTCTGGTGAAACTGTCCCACTAATGCAGGACTCTGACTCTGAGCTTTGCACAGGAAAACCACAAGACAAAAACTGTGTGGACAATAAAGAGGAAGATGACACAAAGGAATCTGATGAGGGGAAAGTCACTCTGGTGGGGGCTTCTCTTTCTCAAAAAGCAGATACGGAGAATCACAAATCCAACCTCAAGAAAAGCACTGCAGCACCTCTTTCTTTGACTGACATTCCTTCTCCCCCTGGCTCTGACAGCCCTGACTTGCACTCCACGCTGGCCCTGCAGGACAGTGACATTTCTCGCCTCATAGATGAGGTTTCTCTGGCTACTGAGAGCGAGCTGGACAGCGCTGTGTCTGCTCTCATCGGGCAGGTGGATGTCACAGGGGACCAAACACACCTCACCGCCGTCTCGagccatggcagcagcagccagaccTTCAGTGTGGTGGCTGCACACCCACAGGGCTTTACTGGGGATCTGAGCAGCCCCTGTAAGCACAGCTTCCCTCCCACAAAATCCACCAAGTCCCCTTTATTCTCCACTCCAGATACAACCACGTTCTCCAGCCCAGAGGCCGCAGAGTATTCCATGTACACGACTATCCAGGGGGCAACTCCAGCTTCTGAATGTAAGACCCACAGGCAATTagtttccaaaaaaaatttaaatagtcTAGAAAGTAACTTGCCCGGCTCTCTGTGTTCTTCACCTCTTTCTTTGCTAAATGCAAATCCCAAAAGAAATTGTGGAACAAAATCTGGACCGAGCTGGGAAGGCCCTGAGTCTGCCAGTTCTTTTGCTTCCAATAACCTCATCTTCGAGGAGGCACTGTTTGACCCTGTCCCTGGTGAGAACTCGGACAGCAGCAGCCTTGTGGAAGTCGATGGGGACTCCCAGGATCTCCTGGTAACTGCCTGCGAGTACAAAAGGGAGGACATGAGCCAGCTGGCTTCTCCTTTGAGACTGAGGCAGAAGCAGGACACTGGGCACTGTGGTGAGAGGACCTCTGGGACCAGCACAACtgctgggctctgtgctgctgcccacgCCTGCTCGGGCACCTTCAGGACTGGAGGGAGCCAGCTCCCTTTTCCCACGTGTGCAAATGCCGGGGGTTTGTGTGCCCATCACTCCCATGAGCAGCCCAATGTAACGTGTGAGGGGTCCCAGCTCAGGGCAGCCCCCGCGCTGCTCCCGAGCGCTCTGCCTTTCCCCCCTCACCCGGCCatccagcagagcagcccctgcaaGTCCAAGAGTCTGGGAGACCTGACATCGGAGGACATCTCCTGCAACTTCGAGAGTAAGTACCAGTACATCAGCAGGAGCTTCATCTCCTCGGGCATGCGGGACAAGAAGCTGGCTGCCATGAGGGGCCTGCGGCCGCGCTCGGCCGACGCCCTGACGGAGCAGCTGCGCAAGCTGCTGTGCCCCGAGCAGGAGGAGCCCCGGCACTGCCCCGGGCAGCCAGAGCACGACTGCCCCCGGGCCCTGGTCAGGAAACTGTCCTCGCGGAGCCAGAGCCGCGTGCGGAACATCGCCAGCCGTGCCCGGGAGAGGCAGGAGGCCGGCAGGCACAAACCCCCGGGCACGGGCGCCGTGGCCGGGGTGGTGCTGAGGAACAGGCCCTCGGCGTCCCCACACGTGGCCAACAGGCACTCCACGGGCTCCTACATCGCCAGGTACCTCGGCAGCTTCCCCGGGGAGCCCGTGGAGGGTCGGGGCGTCCCCGAGGGCTCCTGCTCGGCCCTGCACCTCGGCTGCACAGACCGGTTCTACCAGCACGACTCcgtcctgcagctggagcccagcCCCGAGGACCAGCCCGAGATCTACTTCCTGCTCAGGCT AAATGGAGAGCACTGA
- the PLCH1 gene encoding 1-phosphatidylinositol 4,5-bisphosphate phosphodiesterase eta-1 isoform X2: MSYWSLDKKSCLQYCRHFLADNGVFHVERCMSVMQSGTQMVKLKSGTKGLVRLFYLDEHRTCIRWRPSRKSEKAKIVIDSIYKVTEGRQSEIFHRHAEGSFDPSCCFTIYHGNHLESLDLITSNPEEARTWITGLKYLMAGISDEDSLAKRQRTHDHWVKQTFEEADKNGDGLLNIEEIHQLMHKLNVNLPRRKVRQMFQEADTDENQGTLNFEEFSVFYKMMSLRRDLYLLLLSYSDKKDHLTAEELAQFLKVEQKMNNVTPEYCLDIIQKFEVSEENKKQNVLGIEGFTNFMRSPACDVFNPLHCQVHQDMEQPLCNYFIASSHNTYLSGDQLLSQSRVDMYARVLQGGCRCVEVDCWDGPDGEPVVHHGYTLTSKILFRDVAETINKYAFVKNEFPVILSIENHCSIQQQKKIAQYLKEIFGDKLDLSSVSTGDPRQLPSPQSLRGKILVKGKKLPCSLGADAEEGEVSEEDSADEIEDDCKLKACYSNGATEHQVESFIRTKLESLLKESQIRDKEDPDSFTVRALLKATHQSLNVNLKQNLDTKEGGKKSHGRSLMGNFGKHKKAAKAAAKHPSASDEDESQQNPPGREPGHPHRLARRRKTVKLCRALSDLVVYTNSVAAQDIVDDGSTGNVLSFSETRAHQAVQQKAEQFMLYNQKQLSRVYPSAYRIDSSNFNPVPYWNVGCQLVALNYQSEGRVMQLNEAKFRVNGNCGYVLKPQQMCKGTFNPYSADPLPASPKKQLILKIISGQQLPKPPDSMLGDRGEIIDPFVEVEIIGLPVDCCKDQTRVVDDNGFNPVWEETLTFTIHMPEIALVRFLVWDHDPIGRDFVGQRTVAFSSLVPGYRHVYLEGLTEASIFVHIIINETYGKWSPLILNPSYTILHFLGATKSKQLIGLRGLFNKNPKQGCAEAGGNYVRKRSLGERLLRRTASAPAKGRKKSKMGFLEAAEMKDSASEPTDLKDKEGVVRRPKRSLQARPASMPVDKFLLVGLPCPAEDAAQDATGKENTSANSDDNTNEKETNLKESIFPCLEQTANTSNVGSRFKKENGQKDSTADSLLPPPQEQPEHLVFASGVTETNHLLDCWENNLSGETVPLMQDSDSELCTGKPQDKNCVDNKEEDDTKESDEGKVTLVGASLSQKADTENHKSNLKKSTAAPLSLTDIPSPPGSDSPDLHSTLALQDSDISRLIDEVSLATESELDSAVSALIGQVDVTGDQTHLTAVSSHGSSSQTFSVVAAHPQGFTGDLSSPCKHSFPPTKSTKSPLFSTPDTTTFSSPEAAEYSMYTTIQGATPASECKTHRQLVSKKNLNSLESNLPGSLCSSPLSLLNANPKRNCGTKSGPSWEGPESASSFASNNLIFEEALFDPVPGENSDSSSLVEVDGDSQDLLVTACEYKREDMSQLASPLRLRQKQDTGHCGERTSGTSTTAGLCAAAHACSGTFRTGGSQLPFPTCANAGGLCAHHSHEQPNVTCEGSQLRAAPALLPSALPFPPHPAIQQSSPCKSKSLGDLTSEDISCNFESKYQYISRSFISSGMRDKKLAAMRGLRPRSADALTEQLRKLLCPEQEEPRHCPGQPEHDCPRALVRKLSSRSQSRVRNIASRARERQEAGRHKPPGTGAVAGVVLRNRPSASPHVANRHSTGSYIARYLGSFPGEPVEGRGVPEGSCSALHLGCTDRFYQHDSVLQLEPSPEDQPEIYFLLRL; encoded by the exons TTGAAAGATGCATGAGTGTCATGCAGTCTGGGACTCAGATGGTTAAGCTGAAGAGTGGAACCAAAGGGCTGGTCCGGCTCTTCTACCTGGACGAGCACAGGACCTGCATCCGATGGAGACCCTCCAGGAAAAGCGAGAAGGCAAAAA tTGTCATCGACTCCATTTACAAAGTCACCGAGGGCCGGCAGTCGGAAATCTTCCACCGCCACGCCGAGGGCAGCTTTGaccccagctgctgcttcaccaTTTACCACGGCAACCACCTGGAGTCCCTGGACCTGATCACCTCCAACCCCGAGGAGGCTCGCACCTGGATCACGGGGCTCAAGTATTTGATGGCCGGGATAAGCGACGAGGACTCGCTCGCCAAGCGCCAGAGGACACACGACCA CTGGGTGAAGCAGACCTTTGAGGAGGCCGACAAGAACGGGGATGGGCTGCTGAACATCGAGGAGATCCACCAGCTGATGCACAAGCTCAACGTCAACCTGCCCCGCAGGAAGGTCCGGCAGATGTTCCAG GAAGCAGACACGGATGAGAACCAAGGAACCCTAAACTTTGaagaattttcagtgttttacaagATGATGTCCTTACGTCGGGATCTCTACTTGCTGCTCCTAAGCTACAGTGACAAGAAGGATCATCTCACTGCTGAGGAACTGGCTCAGTTTCTGAAGGTGGAACAAAAG ATGAATAATGTGACACCAGAATATTGTCTGGATATCATACAGAAGTTCGAAGtgtcagaagaaaacaagaagcaaaatgTTCTTGGGATTGAAG gtTTCACCAACTTCATGCGCAGCCCCGCCTGCGACGTGTTCAACCCCCTGCACTGCCAGGTGCACCAGGACATGGAGCAGCCCCTCTGCAACTACTTCATCGCCTCGTCCCACAACACCTACCTGAGCGGGGaccagctgctctcccagtcCCGGGTGGACATGTACGCGCGCGTGCTGCAGGGCGGCTGCCGCTGCGTCGAGG TGGATTGCTGGGATGGTCCTGATGGGGAGCCAGTGGTGCACCATGGCTACACTCTGACTTCCAAAATCCTGTTCCGGGATGTGGCTGAAACCATCAACAAATACGCCTTTGTCAAGAATGA GTTTCCAGTGATCCTGTCCATTGAAAACCACTGCAGTATTCAACAGCAAAAGAAGATTGCTCAGTATTTGAAGGAGATATTTGGTGACAAACTGGACTTGTCATCTGTGAGCACTGGAGACCCCAGGCAGCTTCCCAGCCCTCAGAGTCTGAGAGGGAAAATCCTGGTGAAG GGGAAGAAGTtgccctgcagcctgggagcagacgctgaggaaggagaggttTCAGAAGAGGACAGTGCTGATGAGATCGAGGACGACTGCAAGTTAAAGGCCTGCTAT AGTAATGGTGCAACTGAGCACCAGGTGGAATCTTTTATAAGGACAAAACTGGAATCTCTGTTAAAAGAATCCCAAATCAGGGACAAGGAAGATCCTGACAGCTTCACTGTGAGGGCCCTGCTGAAGGCGACGCACCAGAGTCTCAACGTTAACCTGAAGCAG AACCTGGACACAAAAGAGGGTGGAAAAAAGTCTCACGGTCGATCATTAATGGGCAACTTTGGTAAACACAAG AAAGCTGCCAAGGCAGCAGCCAAACACCCCAGTGCATCAGATGAGGACGAGAGCCAGCAGAACCCTCCTGGGAGGGAACCAGGGCATCCCCACAG ACTGGCCCGCCGGAGGAAGACGGTGAAGCTGTGCCGGGCTCTGTCTGACCTCGTGGTTTACACCAACTCTGTGGCTGCCCAGGACATCGTGGATGATG GGTCCACAGGGAACGTGCTGTCCTTCAGCGAGACCAGAGCCCACCAGGCTGTGCAGCAGAAGGCTGAGCAGTTCATGCTTTACAACcagaagcagctgagcaggGTCTATCCCTCAGCCTACAGGATCGACTCCAGCAACTTCAACCCCGTCCCTTACTGGAACGTTGGGTGCCAGCTGG TGGCCCTGAACTACCAGTCTGAGGGACGTGTGATGCAGTTAAACGAAGCAAAATTCAGGGTAAATGGCAACTGTGGTTATGTCCTCAAACCTCAGCAGATGTGCAAAG GCACATTCAACCCCTACTCTGCTGATCCACTTCCTGCCAGTCCTAAAAAGCAGCTTATTCTGAAAATCATCAGTGGACAGCAGCTCCCCAAGCCTCCTGACTCGATGTTAGGGGACCGAGGAGAG ATAATAGATCCCTTTGTTGAGGTGGAAATCATTGGGTTACCTGTTGACTGCTGTAAAGATCAGACCAGGGTGGTGGACGACAATG GGTTCAATCCTGTGTGGGAGGAAACTCTCACCTTTACCATCCACATGCCCGAAATAGCCTTGGTGCGATTCCTCGTCTGGGACCACGATCCCATCGGGAGGGACTTTGTGGGGCAGAGAACTGTGGCCTTCAGCAGCCTCGTGCCTG GCTATCGCCACGTGTATTTAGAAGGACTGACAGAAGCATCCATATTTGTTCATATAATCATTAATGAGACCTATGGAAAG tgGAGCCCTTTAATCCTCAACCCCAGTTACACAATATTGCACTTTCTAGGAGCCACCAAG AGCAAGCAGCTGATAGGGCTGCGGGGGCTGTTCAACAAGAACCCCAAGCAGGGCTGTGCCGAGGCCGGCGGGAACTACGTGCGCAAGAGATCCCTGGGCGAGCGGCTGCTGCGGCGCACGGCCAGCGCGCCCGCCAAGGGCAGGAAGAAGAGCAAGATGGGCTTCCTGGAGGCTGCTGAGATGAAGGACAGTGCATCTGAACCCACAGACCTGAAGGACAAGGAAGGGGTCGTTCGACGCCCGAAGCGGAGTCTGCAGGCGCGTCCTGCTTCCATGCCCGTGGACAAGTTCCTCCTGGTGGGACTGCCCTGCCCGGCTGAGGACGCTGCCCAGGATGCCACGGGGAAGGAAAACACCTCTG CCAACAGTGATGACAATACaaatgagaaggaaacaaacttGAAAGAATCTATTTTTCCATGTTTGGAGCAAACAGCAAATACTTCAAATGTGGGATCTCGATTCAAGAAGGAGAATGGCCAGAAGGATTCTACAGCTGACTCTTTGCTACCACCTCCTCAGGAGCAACCTGAACACTTAGTTTTTGCAAGTGGTGTAACTGAAACAAATCACCTCTTGGACTGTTGGGAAAATAATCTTTCTGGTGAAACTGTCCCACTAATGCAGGACTCTGACTCTGAGCTTTGCACAGGAAAACCACAAGACAAAAACTGTGTGGACAATAAAGAGGAAGATGACACAAAGGAATCTGATGAGGGGAAAGTCACTCTGGTGGGGGCTTCTCTTTCTCAAAAAGCAGATACGGAGAATCACAAATCCAACCTCAAGAAAAGCACTGCAGCACCTCTTTCTTTGACTGACATTCCTTCTCCCCCTGGCTCTGACAGCCCTGACTTGCACTCCACGCTGGCCCTGCAGGACAGTGACATTTCTCGCCTCATAGATGAGGTTTCTCTGGCTACTGAGAGCGAGCTGGACAGCGCTGTGTCTGCTCTCATCGGGCAGGTGGATGTCACAGGGGACCAAACACACCTCACCGCCGTCTCGagccatggcagcagcagccagaccTTCAGTGTGGTGGCTGCACACCCACAGGGCTTTACTGGGGATCTGAGCAGCCCCTGTAAGCACAGCTTCCCTCCCACAAAATCCACCAAGTCCCCTTTATTCTCCACTCCAGATACAACCACGTTCTCCAGCCCAGAGGCCGCAGAGTATTCCATGTACACGACTATCCAGGGGGCAACTCCAGCTTCTGAATGTAAGACCCACAGGCAATTagtttccaaaaaaaatttaaatagtcTAGAAAGTAACTTGCCCGGCTCTCTGTGTTCTTCACCTCTTTCTTTGCTAAATGCAAATCCCAAAAGAAATTGTGGAACAAAATCTGGACCGAGCTGGGAAGGCCCTGAGTCTGCCAGTTCTTTTGCTTCCAATAACCTCATCTTCGAGGAGGCACTGTTTGACCCTGTCCCTGGTGAGAACTCGGACAGCAGCAGCCTTGTGGAAGTCGATGGGGACTCCCAGGATCTCCTGGTAACTGCCTGCGAGTACAAAAGGGAGGACATGAGCCAGCTGGCTTCTCCTTTGAGACTGAGGCAGAAGCAGGACACTGGGCACTGTGGTGAGAGGACCTCTGGGACCAGCACAACtgctgggctctgtgctgctgcccacgCCTGCTCGGGCACCTTCAGGACTGGAGGGAGCCAGCTCCCTTTTCCCACGTGTGCAAATGCCGGGGGTTTGTGTGCCCATCACTCCCATGAGCAGCCCAATGTAACGTGTGAGGGGTCCCAGCTCAGGGCAGCCCCCGCGCTGCTCCCGAGCGCTCTGCCTTTCCCCCCTCACCCGGCCatccagcagagcagcccctgcaaGTCCAAGAGTCTGGGAGACCTGACATCGGAGGACATCTCCTGCAACTTCGAGAGTAAGTACCAGTACATCAGCAGGAGCTTCATCTCCTCGGGCATGCGGGACAAGAAGCTGGCTGCCATGAGGGGCCTGCGGCCGCGCTCGGCCGACGCCCTGACGGAGCAGCTGCGCAAGCTGCTGTGCCCCGAGCAGGAGGAGCCCCGGCACTGCCCCGGGCAGCCAGAGCACGACTGCCCCCGGGCCCTGGTCAGGAAACTGTCCTCGCGGAGCCAGAGCCGCGTGCGGAACATCGCCAGCCGTGCCCGGGAGAGGCAGGAGGCCGGCAGGCACAAACCCCCGGGCACGGGCGCCGTGGCCGGGGTGGTGCTGAGGAACAGGCCCTCGGCGTCCCCACACGTGGCCAACAGGCACTCCACGGGCTCCTACATCGCCAGGTACCTCGGCAGCTTCCCCGGGGAGCCCGTGGAGGGTCGGGGCGTCCCCGAGGGCTCCTGCTCGGCCCTGCACCTCGGCTGCACAGACCGGTTCTACCAGCACGACTCcgtcctgcagctggagcccagcCCCGAGGACCAGCCCGAGATCTACTTCCTGCTCAGGCTGTAG